The Anabaena sp. PCC 7108 region TCTTCTTAGGTAGTGGTAATGACATTATAGATGTGAGCAAGAGCGATCGCGCCTTTGGTGGTTCCGGTGATGACGTTTTCGATGCTACCGATGGTAAAGGTGATAGTCGGATGTCAGGTGGTGATGGTAATGATACCTTTTATCTGGGTAGTAATGACCGGGCTTTGGGTAGTGATGGTAATGATAAATTCATTGTGCAGACAGGTGGTAATAATTTAATCAGCGGAGGTGCTGGTGCTGACGAGTTCCAAATTGTTACAGTTGAACTACCAGAAACATACAACACAATTTTAGATTTTCAGGTTGGTATTGATGTTATCAGTATCGCTGGTGCAGCTGGACTTGGTATTTCTGCTGCGAGTTTGGTTTTAAATGAAATTGACGGTAATACTGAGATTAGCTTTGGTAATAAAAATATAGCTATTCTCAATAATGTTACAGGTTTAGATGTTAATCTTGTCAACTTTAAAAGCTAAAGCTACTGACATTTGAATAAAATACTCAACCTGAACAATTGTTTACATAAAGTTATGTAACAGTTTTGGCAATTTTCCCCCCATTAGTTAATTTCTATGACACCATGAAATCTGAGAAGTAATTCGGCGACCGCGTTTGTTTTTAATATTGATAGGCTTTCTCCTTTTGGTACTTACAGACTTTTCTCCGAAACCTAAATCTCTACACTCTTATGATTTCGGAGACAATCTATGTCAATTTATGTAGGCAACCTCTCTTATGAAGTTACCCAAGATACTTTATCTGCTGTATTTGCAGAATATGGTTCTGTAAAACGTGTTCAGCTACCTACTGACCGTGAAACAGGACAACTCAGAGGTTTTGGTTTTGTGGAAATGGGTACAGAAGCCGAAGAAACGGCTGCAATTGATGCCCTTGATGGTGCTGAATGGATGGGACGTGACTTGAAAGTAAACAAGGCTAAACCCAGAGAAGACAGAGGTTCTTCAGGTGGTGGAAGCCGTGGTGGTTACGGTGGTGGCGGCGGTTCTCGTAATCGCTACTAAAAATAAAAGACTTAAGTCTTTTAGCTAAAGCATAGGTTTTAGCAAGCTAATTGAATATAAAAACGGCTCAGGTATTAATACTTGAGCCTTTTTGATGAGTTTATTTTGATGAGTTATTGACTAGTTGATGATTAAGTAGCCATCATGAACTGCGTACACCAGGAGGGATGAAAAACTTCTTATTCCCCTCATCGCTTGCGGGGAGGGGTTAGGGGTGGGGTCTTATTTTCAAGTCAGGTAGACTGAATAAAACTAAACTGTGTAAAGAAAAGTAAACAAGGC contains the following coding sequences:
- a CDS encoding RNA-binding protein, with the protein product MSIYVGNLSYEVTQDTLSAVFAEYGSVKRVQLPTDRETGQLRGFGFVEMGTEAEETAAIDALDGAEWMGRDLKVNKAKPREDRGSSGGGSRGGYGGGGGSRNRY